The genomic region CGCAGTGCACCGCGCCGACCGGCGAGGGTTTCGAGTTCGAGTTCGACGGCCTGGACACGGTCGGCGATCTCCTGGAGTTCGCCGGCGATCTGCGCGAGACGTTCACGGCGGGCCTGTTCGCGCGCGCCCTCGCCCAGGTAGCGGGCGCCGTCCTTGGCCCAGCTGCCGTGGAGCGCGCCGTTGCGGAAGGAGCCGTCGGTGTCGATCCAGGTGGTGGCTTGGGAGGCGGGACCGACGCCGATCCCGTGGAGCAGCGCGAGAACGGTGTCGTGGCCGACCGCGCGGGCACCGGGGTCGTCGGTGTCGATCGCCGGGTGGAGCAGTGTGCCCAGGTGGGGGCCGCGGACCGGGTCGCCGGGGGCGGCGTACACGTCGTGGGTGCCCGGGTCGTTGAGGGTTCCGTCCGGGTTCACCCAGGCGTCGAGCAGGCCCGAGGCCTCCAGGGCGGCCTCCACCAGGGCGCGCCGGGCGGGGTCCAGGTGTTCGGCGAAGTCGACGAGTTTCCACAGGGGCGCACCGGCACGGCCCGGTTCGCGGGCCGCGGTGCGGGTGTGGGGTGCGGGTGGTGCGGAGGGGCCGCCGAGGGCGAGTGTGTCCCGCTCGACTTCCAGGCGTTCACGGTCGCGGAGCAGGCCGGCGCGGTCCTGGCCCAGCGCGGCCTCCTCCGCGGCGAGTACGGCTTCGACGGTCTGGGCCGCCTCCTGGCAGTGCGTGCGCGCCGGGTCGGGACCGTCCAGGGTGGCCGCCCAGGCGGCGACCAGGTCCAGGGTGCCCGCGAGCCCTTCGGGGCGCAGTTGAACGCAGCCGTCGAGGTGGTCGCGGACGGCCAGCACGTGCGTCTCGGCGGTCTCGGCGAGCCGCTGCTCGGCCTCGGCGCCGCGGTCGGCGGCTTCGGTGAGTTCGCCCTCGGTGTCCGCCAATCGCTGGAGCGCGGACGAGTGGTCGGCCCTGGCTTTCTCGGCCGCGGTGAGCAGGGCGGCGGTGTGGTCCAGCGCGCGGGTACGGCGTACGACGAGCTCCTCAGCGGACTGTTCGGCCCGCGCCACGTGGCCAGGAGCCCCGGCGGGTCCGCCGGTGGAGGTGGAGGAAGTCCGGCCGGAACTTCCGGTGGCGTCCCCTCGGGTCGCTCCCCGGTCCAGCCCCGTGTCCGGCACCGCGCCGAGGGCCGCGTCCGGCCCCGGGTCGAGGGCCGCGTCCACGCCATCGCGGTGGTCCACCTCCACTCCCGCGCTCCGCGCTGCCCGCGCGGCCCGGTCGCGGGCCGTGCGCAGGTCCTCGGTTGCGGTGTCGAGACGCTGCTCGGCCTGGGCGCGGCGGTGTTCGGTGCGGGCGGCGTCCTGGCGGGACCGCGCCGCGTCGGCGGCGGCCTGCTCGGCGCGTTCGGCGGACCGGAGGGCTTCGACCCGGGCGCTGTCCAGGTCGCGGGCGCTGTCCATCTCAGGGCTGCGGCGCAGGCTCTGGTCCTGCCCCTGCAGGCGGGCGACGCGTTCGGCCAGGTCGGCCGCACGGGTGTCGACTCGTGCCAGCTCATCCTCGGCTTCGACGCGGGCGGCCTCCGCCTCGTTGCGGGCGGTGGTGAGCCGCTCGTAACGGGAGTGTTCGAGGCGTGGGGGTCGCGCGGCCCGGCGGGCGGCGGCCCGGGCGTAGTCGCGGTAGTGGACGAGGAACCCGGAGGCCGCTCGTTCCGCCTCGGCCATGGCGTTGAGCTCGGTCTCATCGTCCTCCAGCTCCCGGTAGGCCTCGGCGACGTCGGCGACGACCGCCTGGTCCACCGGCGGCAGGGACTCGGTGAGCGCCCTGGACAGGGCCGATTCACTGGGACGTTTGGACAGCTGGGGCTGGCGCAGTTGGACGAGCAGGTCGACCAGGGCCCCGTAGCGCTGCTCTCCCAGTCCGAACAGGGCCTCGTCCACGGCCCGCCGGTAGTCGCGCGCACGGTCATAGACGGTGCCGTGGCCCTGGACGGCGTCGGCGAGGCGGTCGCGGGACAGGGCCGTGCGGGTGGCGTCCAGAAGGCTGAGCTGACCGTCCCGGGGCCCGATCCGGCGGGTGGTGGTGAAGTACCAGTGGCGGGCGATACCGCGGCCGGAGACGGCCTTGAGGCCGCAGCCCAGGGTGCGGAACTCGGTGCTGCCCTCGGCGGTGCGGCGGCCGAACTCGATCCAGGCGTAGCCGAGCCGCTCGCCGTGCGGGTACTCGCCGCCCAGCAGCAGGTTCCACTCCATGCGCTTCTTGGGGTCGCCGTCGGGCTCGACCCGGTGGGCGGACAGGTCGCCGTCCAGGAGGAAGGGCAGGGTCAGCGCCAGGACCTTGGACTTGCCCGTGCCGTTGTTTCCGCGCAGGAGCAGGCGGCCGTCGCGGAACCAGAACTGCTCGTCCTCGTAGTAGAAGAGGTCGATCACGCCCACACGCAGGGGCTGCCAGCGCTCACGTGCGGGTCCGGGGAGCGGTGCGGTCACGGGGTCCCTCCCTTGGGCGTGGTGACGGTGGGGGCGGCGACCGCGTAGCGGGCGAGGGCCGGGCGCCCCGCGACCGCCGCGCGCCCGTCGACGGTCGCGGGTTCGACCAGGCCCAGGGCTCGGAGCCGGTCCAGTGCCTGGGCCACCAGTTCGGGTTCGTTGCCGGGGGTGCGGGCGGACTTGGACCAGTACGAGGCATGCTCGACGGCCAGTTCGCGGGTCCGGGCGTACAGGTCGTCCAGGGTGACGGGCCCCTCGGCGGCGGCCAGGTGCTCGGCCAGGAGAAGGGTGGCGTGCCCCTGGGTGCCCTGCTCGGGCATGCGGACGTCGGTGAGGTCGTCGTCGGGATCGACCATGGCGATGCCCTCGGCCCTGACCTCGGGCACCAGCCCGGTGAGTTCGGTGATCCTGCGGGTGAGGGCGCCGCGCTGACTGGTGAGGTAGGCGCGCTCGGCGTCGGTGAGCGCGTCGTAGTACAGGACGGGGTCGTCGATCAGGCGGCGGGTGAGGCGGTGCCGCACGGCCGTGTTGCGCAGGTCGTCGCTGTCCAGGTGGTGGGCGACGGAGTCCTCGGCCAGCGAGCGCAGCCGCGCCCCGGGATCGTTGTCGGTGATGGTGGAGGGGCCACGTGCTCCGACGAGCATGCCCGCCAGGACCCGGCGGTCGACGTCGTACAGGACGTCGCCCGAGGACCGGACGAACGCGTCCTCGTCCCCGGCCACACGGTCGAGCACTCCCAGGCGCAGCAGCAGGCGGACCACGGCCACCAGATCCAGGCGCTCGTCACGGGTCGTCAGGGTGAACGCGATGTCCTCCAACTCAGGCGCCGCCGCTTCCAGGATGACCTGTTCCGACAGGCGGCCCAGAGCGATCTGCGCCTCGGCGCGTTCCAGGACGGCCAGTGACAGGCACAGCAGGACGTAGCGGCGGCGATCGAAGGCCAGGCGCCCCCGCCCCTCCTCACGTGCCGGGTGGGTGGGGTCGTGCGGATCGCCGGGGACCTTGCGCAGGCGCACCGTCTCGGCGTCCACGTGCAGTGCCCACCCGGTGTTGCGGTCGAACCAGTCGCGCAGCGGGGCGGCGTGCTCGCGCACGAGCCGAAAGTCGGCGTCGTCCCCGCTCGCCCGCAGGAGCGGGCGGCGCAGCAGCACCCGGGCGGCCCGCTGCAAGCGCTTCGGGTCGGGTGCGGGGGTGGAACTCCCTACCACGCTGTCGTTCCTCCGGTCACGTCGATGATGCGCACCAGGTGGTCGGGGCCGGTGAAGGTTCCGCCGGGCGTGTGGACGGTAGCGGTCCCTCCGCCGGCGATGGCGCTCAGGTGGATCTCCATCGTCCCGTCGTTGCTGGTCGCCGTGGTGCGCGTGGTCCGCGGCCCCCAGCGAGCCAGGGCGTCACCGAGCAGTTGCAGGAACAGTCCGAAGGAGAGGGGGTCGAGTTCCGCCAGTTCGGAGAGGCGCACGGTGCCGTCCGTGGCCAGCCGGGCGCGGGCCGCGGCGATCTCGCGTGCCTGCTTGCGCGCGAGTTCGGCCAGGTAGCGGCGTTCCGCGCTGCGGTCGACGACCTTGCGTGCGCGTCCGCGCCTCTCGTAGCTTCCGGTGCGGCGCAGACGCGGACTGATGGTCAGCGGGTCCGCTTCGGCCCAAGGGGTGCCGGAGGGAACCTGCTCGTGGTCGCGGGCCTCCAGGGTGGCGGCGTCCACGGTCAGGTGGCGGGCCGGGTGGAGTCCGAACGCGGTGCGCCACAGCCGGTGGCGGGCGTCGTCGTCGGGCGCCTCGGCGAACCACAGGGCGAGGGTGCGAAAGTCCGCCGACCGGTCGGAGCGGCCGGCGCGCCGTTCGTTGATGACCGACACCACCCGCAGGAGTTGCGGAATGGCACTTCGGGCACTGACCCGCAGTCGCTGGGACTGGGCCGGCCGGTCGGGCGTCGAGACGAACCAGGAGCGCAGCCCCTCCCAGCGCCGCCCCCAGGTCTCCAGGGCCTCGTAGAACTGCGAGGAGTCCTCCAGCGGGTCTGCGCCGCCCTGGCCCCCGGGTGCGGCGTCCGCGGCCTCGCGTAGGGCGGCCATCCGCAGCAGCCGGCCGACCGGCCCCGAACCGGTCCCGTCCGCGTCGAGTTCGTCGAGCACACCCGCGATCTCCGCTCCTCTGGTGATGAGGTCGGCGATGAACCGTTCCAGGTAGGAGATCAGCCGGTCCTTGTAGGCCAGGAAGGCGTCGACGTCCGCGTCGTGCAGGTCGATGGTGCGCTGGAGCGAGCTCATGAACGCGCGGGCGTTGTCGGCCAGGCCGGTGAAGCGTTCCACGAGTCCGCGCAGGGTCAGGTGGGTCACGGCCGGGTCAGGATCGCCCTGCCCGGCCAGTTCCAGCAGCGCGCGCAGTTGGGTGGCGATGTCGGCCAGGGCCACGGCCTGGAGGGCCCCACGCCGGCCCAGCGCCTCGTCGTAGGCCGTGAGTGCCCGTTCGACGGCCTCGCCCTCCCGGGTGAGCTGGTAGATGTGGCGGCGCCGGTAGAAGTCCTCGACGGCGGTGACCCGTTCGGTGTCCGGGTCCTGGCGAAGGTTGCCCCACAGGGCGAGCTTGTCGAGGGCGTCGGCGACGGGGTCGGACGTGGCCGGGCGCAGTTCCTCGGGTAGGCCCCCGTGGACCTCCTCGGGCCGCAGGTGAACCCGGAACTGCTCCTTGGCCTGGACGAACACCTCCATCACGGCACGGTAGAACGCGGAGTTGGGCGCGTTCAGATGAGCGAAGGCGGTGTAGTGACCGGTGGACGCGTCCGGTTGCCCGGAGGCGCCGGGTCCAGAGGGGCCAGAGGGGAGGGTCGAGGCCATGTTCACCAGAATCAGTGATCGCTCGGCTGGGGTGGGTGGGTCGCCAGATCCCAGACTAGACGGACGAACCGTCCGTCTGGGCCGGGTCGGAGCGATTCCGCACGGCCGTGGCGGGTGGGGGCGGGGTCAGCTCCAGGGGAGGGCGGTCCAGAGGGCGGCGAGGAGATCGGTGGTGCCGCGACCGAAGCGGGCGCCGGCCTCCAGGCCGGTGGCGAAGAGCGCGAGCATGACGAGGGCGACCAGCACGCGCACGGGCCATCGGCGGGTCGCCGGTGCGTCGGGTTCGGAGGGCTCGGCGGCCGGGTCGAGCCAGGAGCGGTCCAGGCGGGCGATGTCGCGGCGCAGGTCCTGGACCTCGGTGTGGTAGAGGTCGCGCTCCTCGCGGACCCGCTGGAGCTCGGCACGTTCGGCGCGCACGGCGGCGCGGGCGTCGACGATGTCGATCCGGGCGCCCTCGGGGCCGCGTTTGGCGTGCCAGCGCTCCAGGCGCGACAGGGGGAGGTCGACATACTGGGTCGGCCAGTTGTCGTCGCCGCCGGTCTCGTCGGTGTCGTCCAGGTCGGGTTCGGTCTCGGCGGCGTAGTCGGCCGCCGGTTCGGTGGTCAGGGGAAGCGGAGGCGCCTCGGCGGGGGTACGGGCGGGCGGGTCGGGGATCGGGGGTTCGTCGCGGGCGTCGTCCGCGGGCGGAGTTGCGGCTCCGGGCCACGCCTCCTCCCGGCGGTCGGAGGGCGCGTCGGCGGCGGAGCGCGCACCGGACTCGGGCAGGTGGAGGTCGGGGGCGGAGCGGGTGTCACGCGGTTCGGGGGCGTCCGTGCTCCGGGCGTCGTCTCTTCCAGCCGCGGCTTCGTTCGGGCCCGGGCCGCGATCGACGCGACCGGCCGTGTCCTTCGCAGAGCCGGCGTCGTCGGCTCCGTCGGCCGCGCGGTCACCGGGCCACAGGGGTTCCGAGGCGGCCCGGGTGCGGGTGCCCGGGGCGTGGCGCGGGCGGGCCGCGGCGATGCGCGGGCGCACCGGGCGGGACGGCACCCGGCGGACGAGGTCGTCGGACGCCCGGCGCGGGCGGTGCGGTCCCGTCGAGTCCGGTTCCGCGGGGTCCTCCTCCCCCGGCTCCTCGACCTCCAGCAGCTCCGGCAGGTCGTCGGTCTCCCCTGTCACGGCCCCGGCCGCGTCCTCCTCGGGCGCTTCCGGCTCGGGCGCTTCCGGCTCGGCCGCCCCGGGCGACGGCTCCGGCTCCGGCTCCGTCGCCGGCTCGTCGGCGGTCGGCAGGGGTTCGGGTTCAGGAAGGTCGTCGGGGTCGGCGGCAAGGGGCCGGGCGCGGGGGTCGAACCAGTCGCACAGCAGGTCGCGCCGGTCGGCGAAGGTCGCGGCGTCGGGCACCCCGCGCTCGCGCAGCTGAGCGGCGAGCACGGTGCCGCCCTCCTCGCGCAGGACCGTCACCAGGCCCTCGGCCACCCGGCGGAAGTCCGGGGGCACGGGGTTGACGAAGGGCGAGCCGCCGCGGTCGCCCACGGGGGGACCGAAGGCGATGTGCTGGCCGTTGTCCTCGCCCAGGACGGGGTCGTAGGTGGAGAACGACCACGCCCAGCCCGCCGCGGGGATGGCACGGGGCGGGGTGAGCACGTCGTGGAGGATGCGGTGCACACCCCACAGGAAGCGCATCTGGACCGCCTGCCACAGGTCGGCCCGTTCGGGTGCCAGGGCGATGTGGACCGGCAGATCCGGGCGGGCGAGGGCGGCGGCCACGGCTCCGACGAGCAGCGGTTCACCGCCGACGGAGGTCTCGGCGGCCTTGCGGTCGCGGGTGCGCACGGCTCCCGGGGCGGCGGTGCGCTCCCAGGGCTCCGGTGCCGCCAGGGACCGCATGGTCTCCCAGCCGGGCACGGGCGGGCGACGCGCGGCCGGGCGGGTGTTGGGGTTCTCGTGCAGGGAGAGGACGCGGGGCAGGGTCAGCCCGTAGGAGGGACCCACGATCGCCCAGGCGTGTGCGTCGCGGACGTCGCCGGGCCACCGGTAGACGAGGGCGGACTGGCCGTCGGGGTAGTCGTGCGCCCACAGGGTCTCGGGCAGGTCCGCTGGGTCGGTGTCGGGCAGGGCCGAACGGTAGTCCGCGGTGAGGGCGGGTACGAGGCGGTCGCGCCAGGAGCGCAGGACGGGGTGGTCGCGCTCGGAGAGGGAGGCGGCGGCCGGGCCCGGTCCGGTGCGCCCCAGCAGCGTGGGCTCGGCCCAGGCGAAGTGGATCTGGTGGTACGTGCTGTCGGGCAAGTCGCCCCTCCCCGGGTACGCGGGCCGAGGCGGCGCTTCCGTCCGCCGCCTGGAGGGCGTGCCCGGCGGGCACACCCCCTCGCGTACGTCGGGGCCGCCTCCACTGCGCACGCCCTAGGGAAGGTATCCGGTGCAGGCGTGGCGAAAACAGCGGGTTTGCACATTCATGCCCGTTTGGGGTGTTTGCGAAGAACCGTGACCTGCCCCGGTCACACCCCCGGCCCACACGCCCGGCCGGGCGCGGTCCCACCCCGTCCGGCCACCCCCGACCGGTCACGCACCCGGCCCCGTCCCGGCCGGGCGCGGTCCGTCCGGCCTAGCCGGCGTCGGCCAGGCGCTGCCACTGGTCGCGGGTGAGCGTGAGGTCGGTGGCCTCGATCGCCTCGTCCAGCTGCTCGATGCGGCTCACCCCCACCAGGGGCACGATGCGCGGGTCGCTGTCCATCAGCCAGGCCAGCACCACCTGGTTGCGGGTGGCGCCGGTCTCCTTGACGACCTCGTCCAGGACCGCCAGCCGGGCCGGGGTCCCCGGGTGGTCGTAGGCCGGCTCCAGCTCCTTGTCCTCCCGGGTGTAGGCGCCCCACAGCAGCGACGTGTAGGCCACCACGGTGTGCTCGCGTCCCTCGACCGCCTCGGCGCGCACGAAGTCGAGCAGCTCAGGGGTGATGTGCATGTGCCCCATCGCCTGGAGCGGCACGTCCATGCGCGGCTGCAGGTAGCTGTAGCGGTACTGGAGCAGCCGCGGGCGCGGCCAGGCGTGGTCGGCGGCGATGGCGCGGGCCCGCTCCAGACGCCAGGTGCGGTGGTTGCTCAGCCCCACCTCGCCCAGGGTGCCCTCGGCGACGAGCTTGGCGAACGCGCCCATGGTCTCCTCCAGCAGGACCGTGCGGTCCTCCTGGTGGGCATAGAGGGCGTCGAGCCGGTCCACGCCCAGGCGGTCGCGGCTGCGCTCGGCGGCCAGGGCCACGGTCGCCGCCGAGAGCCCCTCCTTGGTCTCCAGCCCCGTCCCGGGCACGGTCGGCTGGGCGCCGAGCTTGGTCGCCACGAACACCTCGTCGGTGATGCCGCGCTCACGGCGCCAGCGGCCGAGGAAGGTCTCGCTCTCGTGCCCCTCGAAGCCCTCCACCCAGAACTGGTAGCAGTCGGCGGTGTCCACGAAGGTGCCCCCGGCCTCGACGAAGCGGTCGAGGAGGGCGGCGGAGGTGGCGTCGTCGGTCTCGCTGCCGAACTTCATCGCGCCCAGGCACAGGGCGCTGACGCGGCGGTCGCCGATGGTGGTGTAGCGCATCAGAGGGCTTCCTCTACGGGTCGGGAGGTGTGGTCGTCCGGGGTGGAGACGGATGCCGGGGCAGGGGTTGGGGCGGGGGCGGAGTCGACGCCGCCGTCGGCGAGGACGCCGAGGTAGTACTCGATCTTGTGCTGGATCGCCGCCTGGCGGACACGCAGCTCGGCGATGTGCTCGTCGAGCCGCCGCTGGTGGCTCTGGAGCACCTCGACGCGCTCGGGGATGGTGTGGTCGCCGGCGCGGACGAGTTCGGCGAACTCGCGCAGCCGGGCGATGGGCATGTCCGTGTCACGCAGGCAGCGGATGAGGTGGAGCAGTTCGGCGTCGTCGGCCCGGTAGCGCCGGTGGCCGCTCGGCGCGCGGTCCACCTGGCGCAGCAGCCCCGCCTTCTCGTAGTAGCGCAGGGTGTCCAGGGTGAGGTCGAACCGCTCGGCCATCTGGCCGGGCGTGTAGTAGTCCATGTCCGTAAGCATGGGACCTGGAGCGCACTCCAGGTCAAGTCGTTTCGGTGGGAAATCCGCTGGTTCAGCCGGCGCCGCGGATCGCGCCCACGACCGCGAGGGTGAGGTCGTCGATGATCTCCGCCTCGTCGACCTCGGGGTGCTCCAGCCACCACTCCCCCGCGGCCTGGACCATGCCCACCACCGCGTGGGCGACGATCTGGGCGCGCACGCGCGCGGCGACGCGCCCTTCGGCGACGAGCTGGTCGGCCAGCTCCTCGCCCAGGCGGCGCACCATCATGCCCAGGTCGCTGCGGGTGCGGGAGTCCTCGGACGTGGCGCGGTCCATGAGGAACCGGTACAGGTTGAGGTTCTGCGAGATCATCGACAGGTAGGCGCCGACGGTGGCACGGGCGCGCACGTCGAACTCGGTGTGCTCGTGCAGCTCCGCGCGGATGCGCTCGATGAGGGGGTCGACGTGCCGTCCGGCCAGGGCCCGGTAGAGCCCGCCCTTGTCACCGAAGTGGCGGTAGAGGATGGGCTTGCTGATGCCCGCCTCTGCGGCGATCGCCAGCATCGAGGCGTCGGGGCCGTCGCGCTGGATCACCCGGTCGGCGGCGTCGAGGATGGCACGGCGCCGTTCGGGATCGCGTCCGCGCCCGCCCCGACCCTTGCGGGGCCGGGGGGAGTCCGGTCGCGGGGGTCCGCTGTCGGTCGGGGCGGTTGCGTGCGAGTTCTCCATGGCCACAAGGGACCACGGTAGCGGTTCGGGCCGGGAGCGCGGCGGTCAGCGCTGGATCGTGATCCAGGTGGCCCAGGCCCGCGCCAGCAGGGTCCCGTCCTCGTCGTGGAGGGTGGTGCCGGTGCGCACCTTGCGGCCCTCGATCCCGTGCAGGTGCCCCATGACCACGTGGGTGCGGCCCACGCGGGGCGCGGCGAGGACCTGGGCGGTGAACCGGCCGAGGACGGCGGGGCGGCCGACGACGTCGGAGGACCAGCCGCCGGGGCAGTCCAGCGCGGCCCAGACCTCGTGGAAGGCGGCGCTGCCGGACCCGTCGTCCACCGAGGGGGTCGGCGTCCAGGTGCAGGCCACGGTGCGGCCGACCGCGTCGGGTCCGTACCCGGGGCGCACCTGCCCCGCGAACAGGCGCAGCCCGTCGCCCTCGGCGCGGTCGGGGCCGCAGCTGTAGCAGCGCGGGAAGGGGTGTTCGACCAGTCCGGGGTAGCGGGCCTCGGCCGCACGGGCCTCGGCGACACCGACCGGTTCGCCTGGCACGGCCGGCTCCTCGGGGAGGTCGACCGCCGCCGCCTCGGCGACCAGGTGGCCCTTGTCGGTGAGCGCGGGGTCGGTCAGGCGCAGCCCGGGGCCGGGTCCGACCTCGACCGTCAGGGGGTGGTCCAGGGGCGGCGGGGTCCGCAGGGTGACCTGCACGGCGGGCCCGCCGACCGTGCTGAGGCGGGCCGCGAGGAGACCCGCGCTGTAGCCGCCGTTGCCCGATCCGTCGGGGCCGTTGTAACCGGTGGGGATGATGATGCTGGGGGCGCCGTTGCCCGGATTGAGGTCCATACGCCCAGCGTAGAGGGAGCCCCCGGAACGGCCCGCGCCCGGGCGCACGGGCGGTCGCGGGCCCGGGCGGGCGGCCGACGCGATCAGCGGTCCGCTGTGGCGGGTCGGCCTTCCGACGAGGACCGGGACTCCGGAGTGGTCCGGGACGGGGCGGCCGTTCGCGCACCGCGCCCCAGGAGCGCCCGCAGCAGGCGCGCCCACGGGCTCCAGCGCGCGGGCGTGCGCACGCTGCCGGCGACCGCGGTCTCGGCTCGGTCCAGGAGGTCCTCCAGCAGGGCGTCGTGCAGGGGTCGGAAGACCAGGGGCCAGCTCACCAGGGCCGGCCCGTGCGTGCGCATGGCCAGCAGATGGGCCAGCACGGTCCCGCCGCGCGGATCGGGCCGGACGGTGAACTCGTGGAAGCCGTCGAAGCCGCGCGGGCCGCCGAAGCGCAGGCGCAGCCAGTGACCGGGGACGTACTCCTCCACCGTGTAGCGGACGGGGCCGTGCCCGCCGGCGGCGCCCACGGCGAGCGGGCCGTCCAGGACCACGGCGGGCCAGGCACCGTGCGGCCAGAGGCGGTCGTCGTCCGAGGCCAGGGTGTCCAGCAGGGCACCGACCTCCTCGGGGGAGGCGTCCAGGTGGCGTTCGTGGGTGTTGTACACGGGCATGGCGACTCCATTATAGAGAGGTGTCTCTAAAACAAAGTAGAGCATAGTCTCCAGAACATGGGAAGACCCGCACGGTTCAGAACCGAGGACCTGGTGACGGCCGCGATCGGCCTGGCCGCGGAGGGCGGTCCGGCCGCGGTGACGATGGCCGCCCTGGCCCGCGCGACCGGAGCGCCCAGCGGATCGCTCTACCACCGCTTCAGCGGGCGCCCCGCCCTGCTGGCGGCCGTGTGGACGCACGCCGTCACCGACTTCCAGGCCGGATGCCGCCGCACGCTGGCCGCCGATCCCCCCTCGGCGGCGGCCGAGGCCACCGCGCGTCACGTCCTGTCCTGGAGCCGCGCCCGCCCGGACTCCGCCCGGGTCCTGCTGCACCGGCCCGCCGACTTCGACGAGGCCCACTGGCCCGAGCCCGACCGGGAGCTGCTGCGCACGGCCAACGCCGAGGTCGGGACGCTGCTGGCACGGCTCGCACGCGAGCTGCGCGAGCCGGAGGAGACGGCGGAGGCAGCGCTGGAACGCGTCCGGCTGGCCGTGGTCGACCTGCCCCTCGCCCTGGTCCGCCGCCATCTGCTCCAGGGCCACGGCGTCCCCGCCGAGGCCGAGGACCTGGCCGCCGACGCGGCCCGGCGCCTCCTGACCCCCCGAACGACGTAGCGCCCGCCCCGGCGGAGAGCCGGAACGGGCGCGGAGGTGCCGTGCAGAGCCGAGAGGCCCTGCGGCGCGGTGGATCAGCCGGTCTCGGGCAGGGCGGCAGCCACGAGGTCGCGCCCCCCGTGGCCCGCGCGGGCCCCGCGGGCCGTCCACCTGGAGTCGTCGACGTGGAATTCCACATTCGACGACCGCACGAACCCGTGTCCTTCCTGTTCACAGCACCGGGCCACGTAGCCGGGGCCGGAGGCGCACTCTCGTCCTGCTCCAGAGCTCGGTAGCCTTGACCAACCCCTCGACAACAAGGCGGTCACGTCGTGTGGCTTCTCGTCCGCATCCTTCTGGTGGTCTCCTCCCTCGTCCGCGTACTCCGGACACCGAAGCCCACCGCACGAGCGGACCGGCCCACGGAGGAACCAGTACGCCGCATCGAGTTCTGGGCCCACATCGCGACCTCGACAGCCACCGTCGTGACCGCGCTGATCGCCATCGGAGCACTGGTCCTGTCGAACGGAACGTTCCAGCTCCAGCAGGAACAGCACGAAGGCCAACAGCGGCAGATCGACATGCGGCTCGCGACCCTCGTGTCATCGTGGAGCACCGAGGGGGCCGACGGTCCTCGCACTCACATCCAGAACGCCGGACCGCACCCGGCCCGTGTGGTCTTCTCCGAGTCCTATACGAGCGAGCAGCTCTCGTACGAGGAAGTCACGCAGGACACGGACACGCCGAGGGAACCGAGGAACCTGGGCGAGAACCCCTGGGGAGTGGCGTTGAACCAGGTGATACCCCCCTGCACGACCCTCTCCTTCGATTCGACCGAGGACCCCGACTTTCAGACCATGCGGGAATACGGCGTCTACCAGGACTTCCTCGCGATGGGAGACGTGCGCGGCCTCTGGTGGGTCCTGCCCCCTATGTCCTCAAGACCACAGGCGACGAACGCCCTGGGCGCCACCGATACGGAGGGGAGGAGGGTTCGGTACTTCAGCTGGGCCGTCAAACATTCCGACGATCTGAGGTCGAGACCGCTCCCCGGCGAGACGACCGTGAAAGTCCTCATCCATCTGGGCACCGACCCGGACACCCTGAACATCGCCACCGAACCCTCGCTGACCTGCGGGACGTGACGTCCGAGGGCTCGGTACGCAGTGCGCCGGCGGAGTGACTGCCCTCGTGGCGGACCGCCGCTCCGCCGGCGCCGTGACGGACCCCGGTTCACCGCACGGGCAGGCCGGTGATCTGGCGGCCGATGATGAGCTTCTGGATCTCGCTCGCGCCCTCGAAGATGGTGAAGATGGTGGCGTCGCGGTGCCAGCGCTCCACCGGGTACTCGCGCGTGTAGCCGTTGCCGCCCAGGATGCGCACGGCGTTCTGGGTGACGAACGTGGCGGTCTCGCTGGCGTAGAGCTTGCTCATGGAGCCCTGGGCCCGGTCGAAGTCCTTGTTGTTGCGGGCCATCCACGCGGCGCGCCAGACCAGGAGGCGGGCGGCGTCGATGCGGGTGGCCATCTCCGCGAGCAGGAAGGCCACGCCCTGGTTGTCGCCGATGGGCCTGCCGAACTGCTCGCGCTGGGTCGAGTACTCCAGCGCGTACTCATAGGCGGCGCGGGCGCAGCCGACCGCCATGGCGCCGACGCTCGGCCGGGAGGCCTCGAAGGTCTTCATCGCGGCCTGGCCGTTGGAGCGCTTGCCCTCGCGGACGCGGGCGAGGCGCTCGTCCAGCTTCTCCTTGCCGCCGAGCAGGCACGAACCCGGCACCC from Nocardiopsis aegyptia harbors:
- a CDS encoding SRPBCC family protein is translated as MPVYNTHERHLDASPEEVGALLDTLASDDDRLWPHGAWPAVVLDGPLAVGAAGGHGPVRYTVEEYVPGHWLRLRFGGPRGFDGFHEFTVRPDPRGGTVLAHLLAMRTHGPALVSWPLVFRPLHDALLEDLLDRAETAVAGSVRTPARWSPWARLLRALLGRGARTAAPSRTTPESRSSSEGRPATADR
- a CDS encoding TetR/AcrR family transcriptional regulator: MGRPARFRTEDLVTAAIGLAAEGGPAAVTMAALARATGAPSGSLYHRFSGRPALLAAVWTHAVTDFQAGCRRTLAADPPSAAAEATARHVLSWSRARPDSARVLLHRPADFDEAHWPEPDRELLRTANAEVGTLLARLARELREPEETAEAALERVRLAVVDLPLALVRRHLLQGHGVPAEAEDLAADAARRLLTPRTT
- a CDS encoding TIGR02677 family protein translates to MASTLPSGPSGPGASGQPDASTGHYTAFAHLNAPNSAFYRAVMEVFVQAKEQFRVHLRPEEVHGGLPEELRPATSDPVADALDKLALWGNLRQDPDTERVTAVEDFYRRRHIYQLTREGEAVERALTAYDEALGRRGALQAVALADIATQLRALLELAGQGDPDPAVTHLTLRGLVERFTGLADNARAFMSSLQRTIDLHDADVDAFLAYKDRLISYLERFIADLITRGAEIAGVLDELDADGTGSGPVGRLLRMAALREAADAAPGGQGGADPLEDSSQFYEALETWGRRWEGLRSWFVSTPDRPAQSQRLRVSARSAIPQLLRVVSVINERRAGRSDRSADFRTLALWFAEAPDDDARHRLWRTAFGLHPARHLTVDAATLEARDHEQVPSGTPWAEADPLTISPRLRRTGSYERRGRARKVVDRSAERRYLAELARKQAREIAAARARLATDGTVRLSELAELDPLSFGLFLQLLGDALARWGPRTTRTTATSNDGTMEIHLSAIAGGGTATVHTPGGTFTGPDHLVRIIDVTGGTTAW
- a CDS encoding aldo/keto reductase, yielding MRYTTIGDRRVSALCLGAMKFGSETDDATSAALLDRFVEAGGTFVDTADCYQFWVEGFEGHESETFLGRWRRERGITDEVFVATKLGAQPTVPGTGLETKEGLSAATVALAAERSRDRLGVDRLDALYAHQEDRTVLLEETMGAFAKLVAEGTLGEVGLSNHRTWRLERARAIAADHAWPRPRLLQYRYSYLQPRMDVPLQAMGHMHITPELLDFVRAEAVEGREHTVVAYTSLLWGAYTREDKELEPAYDHPGTPARLAVLDEVVKETGATRNQVVLAWLMDSDPRIVPLVGVSRIEQLDEAIEATDLTLTRDQWQRLADAG
- a CDS encoding TetR/AcrR family transcriptional regulator gives rise to the protein MENSHATAPTDSGPPRPDSPRPRKGRGGRGRDPERRRAILDAADRVIQRDGPDASMLAIAAEAGISKPILYRHFGDKGGLYRALAGRHVDPLIERIRAELHEHTEFDVRARATVGAYLSMISQNLNLYRFLMDRATSEDSRTRSDLGMMVRRLGEELADQLVAEGRVAARVRAQIVAHAVVGMVQAAGEWWLEHPEVDEAEIIDDLTLAVVGAIRGAG
- a CDS encoding MerR family transcriptional regulator; the encoded protein is MDYYTPGQMAERFDLTLDTLRYYEKAGLLRQVDRAPSGHRRYRADDAELLHLIRCLRDTDMPIARLREFAELVRAGDHTIPERVEVLQSHQRRLDEHIAELRVRQAAIQHKIEYYLGVLADGGVDSAPAPTPAPASVSTPDDHTSRPVEEAL